TTGCTAGCTTCACTTAGCTATCGCCTTGTATAAATAGCCGTATAGCCCCCAAGAGTCTTTTCACCACCAAAGTTACATTTTGAGTCTGTTCATAGGCAAGGCATGGCTTCATCTATCACTCTGATCGCAGTCTTTTCAATTGCCCTGGTAAGGTTTCTCAACAATCAATACTgtacttgaagtagtagttcATATGAGATAATTGCTAGACTGTATAGGAATACTGATGAAACCCGTGAATTAAAGCTACCTGAGAAAACacattcttcttcctttttgcaCATTTATCTGCAGCTCTAACCATCGCCACTGAAGGAATGGAAGCTCTTCAGATGGTTCTGTAGTTCTATTCTCATAAAAGCTTGACTTCCAAACATTACCAATGCTGGTACCATACTTAAACGTCAATGTAACTTGAGTAATGGCATATGACACTATTTACCATTTTTTAGTTAGAGGATTCATCCGGGAAAGATTGAAAGTCAAATCAAGAACCTTAAAATCAACATAAGGAATATTCCTGTTGCCAGTTGAGCTCGTATTTGGAAATTAACTATCCTTCCCTACTAGGGGTCATCTTTTACGGTGCTACCATCAACGTACCTATATTGACGTTAGTTTCTTTTATGTTAATATTTGCACAAATGTGCAGTTTGCATGCATCACGGAAGCAAGGAAGAATCCTACGGACTTTTTGCAATCTGCTGTCATTAACGAGCATACTGAGGACAATCACCATGCAGAGTCGTCCCTTTCCAATCAGAAGAAGACAAGTAATGGTAACACATTGAAGGATTTCGAGTCGAAACCCGGCTCCTTTCTCTGGGGGTATCAAGGCAACGACGCTGAGTCTAAGTCTAAGGAGGAGAAGCCTCTTATGAAAGGCTTTGAGTCAAAGCCCGGCTCCTTTCTTTGGGGGTATCAGGGCAACGACGCTGAATCTAAGTCTAAGGAGGAGAAGCCTCTTATGAAAGGCTTTGAGTCGAAGCCCGGCTCCTTTCTCTGGGGATATCAAGGCAACGACGTTGAGTCTAAGTCTAAGGAGGAGAAGCCTCTTATGAAAGACTTTGAGTCAAAGCCCGGCTCCTTTCTCTAGGGGTATCAAGGTCCTCTTATGAAAGACTTTGAGTCGAAACCTGGCTCCTTTCTCTGGGGGTATTAAGGAAACGACGCTGAGTCTAAGTCTAAGGAGGAGAAGCCTCTTATGAAAGACTTTGAGTCGAAGCCCGGCTCCTTTCTCTGGGGGTATCAAGGCCCTCTTATGAAAGACTTTGAGTCAAAGCCCGGCTCCTTTCTCTGGGGGTATCAAGGCAATGACGCTGAGTCTAAGTCTAAGGAGGAGAAGCCACTTATGAAAGACTTTGAGTCGAAGCCCGGCTCCTTTCTCTGGGGGTATCAAGGCAACCACGCTGAGTATAAGGAGGAGAAACCACTCGTGAAAGATAATTAATGTCCAGGGAAGCCGCAACTTTACCTCTGAATGAGCTACGGACATATATGTCTTCTGGCTGGTCTGattttctccattttctttATTGGCATGAAAATGTGTGATATGTAATAAATGCAGTTCTTCTTTCAACCAAGCGTTCCgtataattaattaaatgaagTCAGTACCGTTGAGTGCATTTTCTGTTTCtttgtttgttgtttctttttgccattgacgggtttttactttaagtgcaagtttaattccgattttacacccgttggactgcaagtatacaggtcgcaattgtagtacaagatgtgtatcgggtcgatcccacgaggagcaatttaaacaattactaagcccttattctctctattattta
The Coffea arabica cultivar ET-39 chromosome 6c, Coffea Arabica ET-39 HiFi, whole genome shotgun sequence genome window above contains:
- the LOC113692007 gene encoding uncharacterized protein, whose amino-acid sequence is MASSITLIAVFSIALFACITEARKNPTDFLQSAVINEHTEDNHHAESSLSNQKKTSNGNTLKDFESKPGSFLWGYQGNDAESKSKEEKPLMKGFESKPGSFLWGYQGNDAESKSKEEKPLMKGFESKPGSFLWGYQGNDVESKSKEEKPLMKDFESKPGSFL